GTTGGATCGATTGGCCTCTTGTCATTCTAGTTCCATTTCTTCGGACACTAAAGTTTCCAAAATCTTCGCCAACAATACTATTATCAACGTTATCCATTATGTCCGTATCAATGTTTTCAATAATACCATCATCATGAATAATAGTATGGTTCAATGAATTTGtagtatttttataaagTTCACTTTGATTATGactattgttattatcaGTAGAATCTACACGGTCATATTCAGCATCATAATCATATGATAAGTCATCgtcttcatcttcatctatttcttcatcaagGTCTTCCCCATGGATTGTGCCTCCTTCAATAAAAGTAGTGTTATGGTTGTTGTCATTATCAATTGTACCTTGATAGCTTCTATGCTGGTGATCTGTTGTTCGAAATTGTTGGTTTATGGATATATTTTGTTGAGATTCTACAAAATTCTGATCAGTCTCAAATGTAGCTATAGGTGGAGGTCGTATTGATATAGGAGCCTGTATTGTCATCATATTAATACTGTTATCACTAATACCAGAGTGATGTATATCACTATTGGGCTCCACTACAACACCGTCTTCGTTTTCTTGCTGGCTTGGGATATTAGTACGAGTTGCTACTTCTTCCGCCATATAttgctgttgttgctgCTGCTGTCTTCTTCTTTGTTGTTCTTGTAAATGCTGTATTTGCTGAGCTCTAAATTGTTGCTCTTCAAAGGCTCTTTGTTGTTCCATTTCTCTTTGTTCTTGTTCTGTCCTTATcctttcttcttctattttcaatcgttcttcttctatttGTCTCATTGTCTTATTCAATCCTATAGGTCTAAAGTAATCCTTACCTAAATTTCTAATGGCCCTTTTATTCCTTCTATATTGTTCCAATTTCATCTGAGCTTCATCAAATCTACGATTTCTTCTATTTCTTGAGAAATAAAATGGCATTTCATCAAAAGGATTATACGCGGCTAATGGCAACGGAAAAGAATATCTAGTTCTTGGTCGAATAGTTCCCTTCTGACTACTTGCTGAAAATGTATCTCTTGATCTTTCAGgaacaaatttttttgtattttgcTGTTGTTTCTCAGCCAAGAgttcatctttaatatcCCTAAATAAAGAGAGATCACACAAAGATTTCGAGCCTTGACATACGCTTCGAAGGCTAAAATTTTCATCCATCGTTTCTAATATAATATGCTTGATAATCTAGTTCAAGTAATCAATATTtgtctattttttttattgtagttattattttttattttcttatttatcttttaagtttcaaagaatttattgatcTGCGAAGAGTTATACCAATTCTGGAAACGCCAAATCAGGTAATATTCACGTGATACTCACGTGCatagtttatttttatgtGGGTGTTAAATCAATCAATTAAGCACTGGTTATGCAAATGATATTATGctaatatttgtttaatttataaCTAATATTGGTATCTTTCTTTTACAACGAGATACCTCATTGAAAATTAGaaagaatttgataaaaatacatCCTGATATTTTACTTAAAATGTTTAATTCAGTAATACGAACAAGTTTTTAAATGTAAACCAATAAATATTGGCTTGCAGTAATACTGTTTTACAGATAAGGATATAAGATAAGATATCGAAAATCAGGAATCTTTTCCTACCATGAAAAGTACAGTCGTATTTTAAAGATCTTTGAATAACATCCAAAGAATTCTAAATGAGGTTAcaaaattttgaatgaATTATGGTTAAATAGTATGActtatcaataatattaaaacatttttttttaaaataaaaataatcatcAGATTTTTGATCAAATTATCAactaaatattgaaatatattattaagtgcggaaaaaaaaattcaaataaccTAACTTTATGACATaatcaaattttgaaagaagCGGACTAAggaaatatcaaaaaaaataaaaaaaaaaaggtttcaaatttctttatatttagaaaatatataggcaaatattttaaaataaatatattgtaacaaatattttatatgcacaagaattattgattatttattggATACTATCGTACAACTTGAATGTATTTGATGTGTATTGCGTTATTTCGTTTGCATAATCTGTGCATTCCATCGATCATTAActaagaaaatattgaaaatttttttttttatatttcacaaaagttttattttggGCGTACCTTTTTACAACTTAAAGACTTGTAGACAATATTAATCATAGGtgtcaaatattttgtatcaaattaaaaaagatagATGCCAAAGAGTCAAAGTCATTCTTTAGAAGATCAAACAATAGCGCttgttaaaaaatcatttgaatcaCCCGTTTTAAAACCTGATTGCATTAATGGTTTAGAAGTTCAGGAAATTCCTGCTATTATAGGAAATAGTCAACAATTAGGCAAAAAACGTAAAATTACTAGAGCGTGCATTAGATGTAGAGAACGTCATATCAAATGTCCCGGCAATGATCCATGCCAAAAATGTTTAGAAGCTAACcatatttgtaaattttctgaaccaaataaaaaagttattGTTTCAATCAATTATCTAACAAAATTacatgataatattaaaacgTTAGAAGATGAAAACTCTAGCTTAAAGTTAGAGGTAAATAAActgaaaaataaacttattacctcaaaatcaaaaatattaaatgccaataaaaatgatattacatcaaatttatctacagaatttattcaattgccaaaaatatcattttttgaCACTTCTACCACTACAAGAATTCCACCTACAACTTCTAATAATTACGATGACTTTCCTTCTGTtgctaaaaataatattaataatagcaatataatagaaaatttcaataacaaCACTTATACTTCATCATCCAAtgcattaaaatattcaaaatctACCACAAACGTCCTCCCCTCTTTATCTTACTCACCCTCAGCTACTAGATCACCTACTTGTTTAAAGTTCAATACTTCAAGTCACTTTGAAGATAGTCTAATTCAGGCCAGAAATGTTATAGATCCAATTTCATCTCTTTCAGACTCCAAATATtctgataaaaatatttcccGAAACAATCTTCCTCCTGGCCATCAAGAACGATCTTCAACAATTACTACGCCTAATAATACATTAGCAGTTCCTACAGGGGCAAGCAACTCAGCTATTAATATAACCAactataataattcaaataagcTTCATATTACTAATACGCAAGAAAGCTCAGGAAATGATGAACAAATTGGTTCTAATTTTGCTCAAAGAAGTGGACGATTGGTTGAATCAAGCACCGGGCAGCATTACTTTGTTGGCTCCTCTTCAATGACACTATTTGGATTAGAAATCCAATCTTTagttacaaaatatttaaagaagaGAGATGATaatgtaaaaaataaaaaattatcaacgTCTGATAAGCATAATACCATCAGTATAAATACTCTAACatcaaatgatgaaaaattattaccaaaTGATACAAAAAGTAACGATATAATTCATGATACTATTGAATAtctacaaaataaaaacgtAAAGCAAATATCCAATGTGCCGACTTTAGATCCCGTGAATGAGGTTTTCCATGAAGAAGGAAATGCTTATAAGATTATATTAAGTAGTAACGAAAATGATGACGATTTAGCAatgaattttaaatttccaTCTTATTCATATGCAATTAATTTAGTAGACGCATTTTTGGCATTCAATGGCGGATgcttttatttctttaatgaaGGCCTTGTTAGGTAtggattaaaaaaaatttacaataatgaaaatttttatgAAGATCATACACTTCAAACAATATGGCTCTGTAAGCTATTGCTAATATTTGCCATAGGAGAGATGTACCTGGGTCCTGCTAAAAATATACCAACTAAAAAAGCACAATCTCCTGATATTGCAAAACTTCCTGGCTCAGGTTTTTTTGAGGAAGGCTCACGTCTTTTTGGTGTTCTTTTCTCAAATGGTAGGGTTGAAAATGTTACACTAGATGGCGGAATAGAGGTTACTTTACTATATGCATTTTACTTACAAGTTGCAGACTGCACTGCCACAtcttatttctttttaggAGAAGCGTTGAG
This genomic stretch from Henningerozyma blattae CBS 6284 chromosome 1, complete genome harbors:
- the MND2 gene encoding Mnd2p (similar to Saccharomyces cerevisiae MND2 (YIR025W); ancestral locus Anc_2.659), producing the protein MDENFSLRSVCQGSKSLCDLSLFRDIKDELLAEKQQQNTKKFVPERSRDTFSASSQKGTIRPRTRYSFPLPLAAYNPFDEMPFYFSRNRRNRRFDEAQMKLEQYRRNKRAIRNLGKDYFRPIGLNKTMRQIEEERLKIEEERIRTEQEQREMEQQRAFEEQQFRAQQIQHLQEQQRRRQQQQQQQYMAEEVATRTNIPSQQENEDGVVVEPNSDIHHSGISDNSINMMTIQAPISIRPPPIATFETDQNFVESQQNISINQQFRTTDHQHRSYQGTIDNDNNHNTTFIEGGTIHGEDLDEEIDEDEDDDLSYDYDAEYDRVDSTDNNNSHNQSELYKNTTNSLNHTIIHDDGIIENIDTDIMDNVDNSIVGEDFGNFSVRRNGTRMTRGQSIQQYVASSNIDNSEFAVVDEYEHPNLHIDQDSDLINEHEFTEIPVLNISDTLQLTDNEMNSSVTHDINIQNTGSEDTHNDI
- the PUT3 gene encoding Put3p (similar to Saccharomyces cerevisiae PUT3 (YKL015W); ancestral locus Anc_2.654); this encodes MPKSQSHSLEDQTIALVKKSFESPVLKPDCINGLEVQEIPAIIGNSQQLGKKRKITRACIRCRERHIKCPGNDPCQKCLEANHICKFSEPNKKVIVSINYLTKLHDNIKTLEDENSSLKLEVNKLKNKLITSKSKILNANKNDITSNLSTEFIQLPKISFFDTSTTTRIPPTTSNNYDDFPSVAKNNINNSNIIENFNNNTYTSSSNALKYSKSTTNVLPSLSYSPSATRSPTCLKFNTSSHFEDSLIQARNVIDPISSLSDSKYSDKNISRNNLPPGHQERSSTITTPNNTLAVPTGASNSAINITNYNNSNKLHITNTQESSGNDEQIGSNFAQRSGRLVESSTGQHYFVGSSSMTLFGLEIQSLVTKYLKKRDDNVKNKKLSTSDKHNTISINTLTSNDEKLLPNDTKSNDIIHDTIEYLQNKNVKQISNVPTLDPVNEVFHEEGNAYKIILSSNENDDDLAMNFKFPSYSYAINLVDAFLAFNGGCFYFFNEGLVRYGLKKIYNNENFYEDHTLQTIWLCKLLLIFAIGEMYLGPAKNIPTKKAQSPDIAKLPGSGFFEEGSRLFGVLFSNGRVENVTLDGGIEVTLLYAFYLQVADCTATSYFFLGEALRACLLLGMHVDAQSDTLSRCEVEHRRRLWWTVYMFERMLSSKAGLPLSFTDNTISTELPSNINCAQDNDILAKYYYYVEAAYIGESVKIVQINGQILSKLYQRQPSSNILPILKDILKQLLNWKSNVPESLQVDFNDPCFKISRTCTNLYTEYFQGINLSVRPLLFHFVTLQLREYDQSKRFLNLHGYSSTIISLLNSSLHASINSIKTLWSLAEQQMLALFGYMDREYLFTASSTLVLFNTAFGVHEQTSEYLDQALTMFSRMSNLGNHPAGLRMAQLITLMVNLDFYGVMKALILKHNPANIDTHSDKYSTSDNIDTKLNTDSVSQQKGNSSSADINYEHTNDTLQPMNFKVDEQSTLFDPFNDIDDNDIQQLLETLDKADYSDTIWKEISDQAMWLGNTMDPTGAAGTELDFGDIHPYRL